A genomic stretch from Coffea arabica cultivar ET-39 chromosome 10c, Coffea Arabica ET-39 HiFi, whole genome shotgun sequence includes:
- the LOC140016138 gene encoding peptidyl-prolyl cis-trans isomerase FKBP18, chloroplastic-like isoform X2, producing the protein MASFHSLEKCFITSRISSAWHGSVEATGRTKQLVVLPVPMIISRRSAILISLLPPLNLTLPIHPLLARERRTKKAIPLEDYLTSYDGLKYYDIVEGRGPVAEKGSIVQVHFDCLYRGITAVSSRESKLLAGNRIIAQPYEFQVGALPGKERKREFVDNPNGLFSAQAAPKPPKAMYTITEGMKVGGKRTVVVPPEAGYGPKGMNEIPLKI; encoded by the exons ATGGCTTCATTCCACAGCTTGGAGAAATGCTTTATTACTAGTAGAATTAGCAGTGCTTGGCATGGTTCGGTTGAAGCCACCGGCCGAACAAAGCAACTTGTTGTGCTGCCAGTGCCCATGATCATCTCCAGAAGGTCCGCAATTTTGATATCCCTGCTGCCTCCTCTCAACCTTACTCTGCCCATCCATCCATTGCTAGCCAGAGAGAGGCGCACCAAAAAGGCCATTCCTCTCGAAGATTACCTCACCAGCT ATGACGGACTAAAATACTATGATATCGTTGAAGGAAGGGGTCCTGTTGCTGAAAAAGGATCAATAGTGCAG GTTCATTTTGACTGCCTGTACCGCGGTATTACAGCAGTGTCGAGTCGAGAATCTAAGCTTTTGGCTGGAAATCGCATCATTGCTCAG CCTTACGAGTTCCAGGTTGGGGCTCTCCCAGGAAAAGAACGGAAGCGTGAGTTTGTAGACAATCCGAATGGTTTATTTTCTGCACAGGCTGCACCAAAGCCTCCGAAGGCCATGTACACAATAACTGAAGGAATGAAAGTTGGGGGAAAG AGGACTGTGGTTGTTCCTCCAGAAGCTGGATATGGCCCAAAGGGAATGAATGAGATACCG CTGAAAATATGA
- the LOC140016138 gene encoding peptidyl-prolyl cis-trans isomerase FKBP18, chloroplastic-like isoform X1, with protein sequence MASFHSLEKCFITSRISSAWHGSVEATGRTKQLVVLPVPMIISRRSAILISLLPPLNLTLPIHPLLARERRTKKAIPLEDYLTSYDGLKYYDIVEGRGPVAEKGSIVQVHFDCLYRGITAVSSRESKLLAGNRIIAQPYEFQVGALPGKERKREFVDNPNGLFSAQAAPKPPKAMYTITEGMKVGGKRTVVVPPEAGYGPKGMNEIPPGATFDLNIELLEVKPPEGQ encoded by the exons ATGGCTTCATTCCACAGCTTGGAGAAATGCTTTATTACTAGTAGAATTAGCAGTGCTTGGCATGGTTCGGTTGAAGCCACCGGCCGAACAAAGCAACTTGTTGTGCTGCCAGTGCCCATGATCATCTCCAGAAGGTCCGCAATTTTGATATCCCTGCTGCCTCCTCTCAACCTTACTCTGCCCATCCATCCATTGCTAGCCAGAGAGAGGCGCACCAAAAAGGCCATTCCTCTCGAAGATTACCTCACCAGCT ATGACGGACTAAAATACTATGATATCGTTGAAGGAAGGGGTCCTGTTGCTGAAAAAGGATCAATAGTGCAG GTTCATTTTGACTGCCTGTACCGCGGTATTACAGCAGTGTCGAGTCGAGAATCTAAGCTTTTGGCTGGAAATCGCATCATTGCTCAG CCTTACGAGTTCCAGGTTGGGGCTCTCCCAGGAAAAGAACGGAAGCGTGAGTTTGTAGACAATCCGAATGGTTTATTTTCTGCACAGGCTGCACCAAAGCCTCCGAAGGCCATGTACACAATAACTGAAGGAATGAAAGTTGGGGGAAAG AGGACTGTGGTTGTTCCTCCAGAAGCTGGATATGGCCCAAAGGGAATGAATGAGATACCG CCAGGGGCAACGTTTGATCTGAACATTGAGCTCCTAGAAGTAAAACCACCGGAAGGACAATGA